Proteins co-encoded in one Cucurbita pepo subsp. pepo cultivar mu-cu-16 chromosome LG15, ASM280686v2, whole genome shotgun sequence genomic window:
- the LOC111811808 gene encoding universal stress protein PHOS32-like, translating into MSLQPTPSDSKSVALHGVNPNAIGQTPSPRTLPSDCQRKIAIAIDLSDESAYAVRWAVQNYLRPRDLVFFLHVQPTHVLYGADWGSIDLPQKNSDGESPLKLEMDFDDLTTTKATELAQPLVEANIPFKIHIVKDHDMKERLCLEIKRLELSAVVMGSRGIGASKRATKGRLGSVSHYCVHHCVCPLVIIRYLDADHEGSVSDSTKSTCGEEDELDRMSSS; encoded by the coding sequence ATGAGTCTTCAGCCTACGCCATCAGACTCCAAATCTGTTGCTCTCCACGGCGTGAATCCTAATGCCATCGGTCAAACACCGTCGCCGAGGACCCTTCCATCGGATTGCCAGCGGAAAATCGCAATCGCTATTGATTTGAGCGATGAGAGTGCATACGCCGTCCGTTGGGCCGTTCAGAACTATCTCCGTCCCCGCGATTTGGTGTTTTTTCTTCACGTGCAACCCACCCACGTTCTCTATGGAGCGGACTGGGGATCGATTGACCTTCCACAAAAGAATAGCGATGGGGAATCGCCACTAAAGCTCGAGATGGATTTTGACGACCTCACGACAACCAAGGCTACTGAATTGGCTCAACCTTTAGTGGAGGCCAATATTCCTTTCAAGATTCACATAGTCAAAGATCACGACATGAAAGAGAGGCTGTGCTTGGAGATTAAAAGACTAGAGCTCAGCGCTGTTGTTATGGGGAGCCGTGGCATTGGCGCCTCCAAGCGAGCCACTAAGGGCCGTCTTGGCAGTGTCAGTCACTACTGCGTTCACCATTGTGTATGCCCGTTGGTGATCATCAGATATCTGGATGCTGATCATGAGGGAAGCGTCAGTGACTCGACGAAGAGTACTTGTGGGGAGGAAGATGAACTTGATCGAATGTCGAGTTCTTGA